Proteins from a single region of Siphonobacter curvatus:
- a CDS encoding SusC/RagA family TonB-linked outer membrane protein, giving the protein MKPILPVRRYGWVLRCIALAALLLAGTNLWALPLRVQTISGKVTDEKGEAMAGVSVREKNTVRGTITDAAGRYQLTVTDGNAVLVFSYVGYLPQEVTVGKQSTLDLALQVDPKNMQELVVVGYGTQKKANLTGAVSQVGAETLESRPIANISQGLQGAVPGMNVTFGDGRPGSAGTINIRGYASINSSTGSPLILIDGVPGSLNSINPRDVESISVLKDAASASIYGARGAFGVVLVTTKKAKGGRMSVNYGTNFGFSTPTVRTDFITDGYTSAKLNDEAFIRATGKSYTGYTDEDYEELRKRQTDHSLPSVVVDNRNGKDMYIYYGNTDWWRTMFRDWSPSMEHNLSFSGGNDKTDYLVSGRYYQKRGVMRVNQDIYNAYNFRAKLNTKVTDWFTLNTNTQFNANDYSYPGWGVNNNFVSVTVHALPSYVPVNPDGTATYRTELNNYTIGDGIYADLLHGKSKGGEKRFELTQTIGGTLQLGKHITAVGSYSYTLSNGVFNVNRSAWESGNTFLRRTPAPWSIFPGVMSTVGYDQLSETSNLSQYHVVNAYATYDNTFGDHAFKAMVGYNQELYQQKSLSGNRKDLLSQDLNDVNLGSGAQEINGGQTEWALLGYFTRINYDYRGKYLLELNGRYDGTSRFRPSDRFGFFPSVSAGWRVSEESFFEPIKSFANEFKIRASYGSLGNQQVANYAYLSTMSRGTSSYLMNGQKLEYLSSPAPISSSLTWEKATSADVGVDVALLRNKLNVSYDWYRRATTRMLTKGRTLPTVFGATEPRENAADLLTKGFELSVNWKDRFIVGGKPFSYNVGVVLSDYKAEITRFDNPTQLLNSNYVGQQLGEIWGYTIDGMFGSDEEAAAWQAAIPLGNSVVHKQISSAPGEWGKLRAGDLRYVDINGDGKINVGDNTVANHGDLQRIGNSLPRYSFGVNLGANWGNCDLSAFFQGIGRQNWYPGSNADKFWGPYSRPYYSFIPKDFESQIWTPENTKAYLPVLRGYTALNGGGDLQAVNNRYLQNLAYVRLKNLTLGYSLPSPLLQRIKMARCRIYVSGENMFTLTQLKTSYIDPEMAAAETNGRVYPFSKVYSFGLDISF; this is encoded by the coding sequence ACAGAGTACCCTTGATCTGGCCTTGCAGGTGGATCCGAAAAATATGCAGGAGCTGGTCGTAGTCGGGTACGGCACGCAGAAAAAAGCGAACCTCACCGGAGCCGTATCGCAGGTAGGGGCCGAGACGCTGGAAAGCCGCCCGATTGCCAACATCAGCCAGGGTTTGCAGGGAGCTGTACCGGGTATGAACGTGACATTCGGTGACGGACGGCCCGGTTCGGCGGGAACCATCAACATTCGCGGTTACGCCTCCATCAACAGTAGTACGGGCTCGCCGCTGATTTTGATTGACGGCGTACCGGGTTCGCTCAACTCGATCAATCCCCGCGATGTCGAGAGTATTTCAGTACTGAAAGATGCGGCTTCGGCGTCGATTTACGGGGCTCGCGGAGCCTTTGGTGTCGTACTCGTTACGACGAAAAAAGCCAAAGGCGGCCGGATGTCCGTGAATTATGGCACCAACTTCGGCTTTTCTACGCCTACGGTTCGCACGGATTTCATTACGGATGGCTACACTTCGGCCAAGCTCAATGATGAAGCTTTTATTCGGGCGACGGGTAAATCCTACACGGGTTACACGGACGAAGATTACGAAGAACTTCGCAAACGTCAGACGGATCATTCCTTGCCTTCCGTGGTCGTTGACAACCGTAATGGCAAGGACATGTACATCTACTACGGTAACACGGACTGGTGGCGTACCATGTTTCGCGACTGGTCCCCTTCGATGGAACATAACCTGAGCTTTAGCGGAGGTAATGACAAAACGGACTATCTGGTATCGGGTCGGTATTATCAGAAACGGGGCGTGATGCGGGTGAATCAGGATATCTATAATGCCTATAACTTCCGGGCCAAACTCAACACAAAAGTTACCGACTGGTTTACGCTCAACACCAATACGCAGTTCAACGCCAATGATTACAGCTATCCGGGCTGGGGCGTCAACAACAACTTTGTCTCGGTAACCGTACACGCCCTGCCTTCCTACGTACCCGTGAATCCCGACGGTACGGCCACGTATCGGACCGAACTCAACAACTATACCATCGGCGACGGTATCTACGCCGATTTGTTACACGGCAAATCCAAGGGTGGTGAAAAACGCTTTGAACTGACGCAAACCATCGGCGGTACTTTGCAACTGGGCAAACACATTACGGCCGTGGGTTCCTACAGCTATACGCTTTCTAATGGCGTATTCAACGTAAACCGAAGTGCCTGGGAAAGTGGTAATACCTTCCTGCGGCGTACGCCCGCTCCCTGGTCGATCTTCCCCGGTGTGATGAGTACGGTGGGCTACGATCAGCTGTCGGAAACGTCCAACCTGTCGCAGTACCACGTCGTGAATGCCTATGCTACCTACGACAACACCTTTGGCGACCACGCCTTTAAGGCTATGGTGGGGTACAACCAGGAACTGTACCAGCAGAAAAGTCTGTCGGGCAACCGGAAAGACCTACTGTCTCAGGATCTCAATGACGTGAACCTCGGTTCGGGGGCTCAGGAAATCAACGGTGGTCAAACCGAATGGGCCCTGCTCGGCTACTTTACCCGGATCAACTACGACTATCGCGGCAAGTACCTGCTTGAATTGAACGGTCGCTACGATGGTACGTCCCGATTCCGACCCAGTGATCGCTTTGGATTTTTCCCTTCTGTATCAGCGGGATGGCGGGTGAGTGAGGAAAGCTTCTTCGAGCCGATTAAGTCCTTCGCCAATGAATTCAAAATCAGAGCGTCGTATGGTTCACTGGGTAATCAGCAAGTGGCCAACTACGCCTATCTTTCGACGATGAGTCGCGGTACTTCTTCGTATCTAATGAACGGACAGAAACTGGAGTACCTGTCATCCCCGGCACCGATTTCCTCCAGTCTGACTTGGGAGAAAGCCACTTCCGCCGACGTTGGCGTAGACGTAGCCCTGCTTCGCAACAAGCTGAACGTTTCCTACGACTGGTACCGCCGGGCCACAACCCGGATGTTGACCAAGGGTCGGACGCTGCCCACGGTATTCGGAGCCACCGAGCCCCGCGAAAACGCCGCCGATTTATTAACCAAAGGGTTTGAGCTGTCGGTAAATTGGAAAGATCGCTTTATTGTCGGTGGAAAGCCGTTTTCCTACAACGTGGGCGTAGTACTATCAGATTACAAAGCTGAAATCACCCGTTTCGATAACCCCACTCAATTACTTAATAGCAATTACGTAGGCCAGCAACTGGGTGAAATCTGGGGTTATACCATCGACGGTATGTTTGGGAGTGATGAAGAAGCTGCCGCCTGGCAGGCCGCTATTCCGTTGGGTAACTCGGTGGTACACAAGCAAATTTCGAGTGCTCCCGGTGAGTGGGGCAAGCTGCGGGCCGGTGACTTACGATACGTAGATATCAACGGCGATGGGAAGATTAATGTCGGGGACAACACCGTAGCTAACCACGGTGACCTCCAACGCATCGGGAACTCACTTCCCCGGTATTCATTCGGCGTAAACCTGGGAGCGAACTGGGGTAATTGCGACCTATCTGCTTTTTTCCAGGGGATTGGTCGTCAGAACTGGTATCCGGGCAGTAACGCGGATAAATTCTGGGGACCGTATTCGCGGCCGTACTATTCGTTCATTCCCAAAGATTTTGAATCGCAGATCTGGACGCCCGAAAACACGAAGGCTTATCTGCCCGTACTCCGGGGTTACACCGCCCTGAACGGCGGGGGCGATTTACAGGCCGTCAACAACCGCTATCTGCAAAACCTGGCCTACGTACGCCTCAAGAACTTAACGCTGGGTTATTCTCTGCCCTCCCCGCTGCTGCAACGCATCAAAATGGCCCGTTGCCGCATTTACGTGAGTGGTGAAAATATGTTTACCCTAACCCAATTGAAAACATCCTACATCGATCCGGAGATGGCTGCCGCCGAGACCAACGGTCGCGTGTATCCCTTCAGCAAAGTGTATTCATTCGGTTTGGACATCTCTTTTTAA